The following coding sequences lie in one Musa acuminata AAA Group cultivar baxijiao chromosome BXJ3-1, Cavendish_Baxijiao_AAA, whole genome shotgun sequence genomic window:
- the LOC135584739 gene encoding zinc finger protein BRUTUS-like isoform X3: protein MAMRTPFTTREEGQRFESMDPSSSSSLLERLRSSDGSSPLIFFLFFHKAIRSELDRLHRAAVALATDGVGDVESVSRRCRFLFSMYQHHSNAEDEVIFPALDKRVKNVARTYFLEHKGEHDLFKHLFDLLDLNVHNDGIARRELASCTGAIQTSIMQHIYKEEEQVFPLFIEKFSPKEQADLVWQFLCSIPVYIMVDFLPWLSSCVSQDEHKDMMTCLCKVVPKERLLQQVIFAWMKGKSFTNQSMSHNDVSWCCIDHANTRKRKHAESDSNFVDSPRAHPINEILDWHNAIRKEVNDIAKEARQIQLSRDFSDLSTFYSRLEFVADVCIYHSIAEDQILFPAVDMPVSFVEDHAEEKNQFNNLRCLIKRIKCAGVNSVSPEFYSKICSHADRIMATIQRHFNVEEAQVLPIARISFSPEKQRKIIYRSICVMPLRLIERALPWLVATLCEDEARSFLQNMKLAASSSETALVTLFAGWACKGQLHNISRSGRFTCLSLKVADGFIQEEKDKIEQNCGQAFCAFASPLREISAVHTENDKDPVDRCCFPQSCRNNNEVGSLDILVLQKHFSDKQTCFASGLGLNSNSLPVDSMSKKSECSLSCNSSAPHINSNLFSWETEITSSNLAHEFRPIDTIFKFHKAIRKDLEYLDMESEKLIGCDDYEAFLCNFSGRFCLLWGLYKAHSNAEDRIVFPALESRETLHNVSHSYILDHKQEEKLFSDISAVLTELSQLRETNNKTYKMADTTGSDCSYSVHDICWTRKHNALATKLQSMCRSIRVTLDQHVSMEELELWPLFDSYFSFEEQDKIVGCIIGMTGAEILQSMLSWVTSVLTEEEHDKMMETWKEATKNTMFNEWLNEWWGARPISSHDPEEANVLPKGMEQQENLDQIDQTFKPGWNDIFRMNQNELESEIRKVSRDLTLDPRRKAYIIQNLMTSRWLAAAAKQKLPHASTSEDKNGDVPGCSPSYRDLEQQIFGCEHYKRNCKLLAACCKKLFTCRFCHDSVSDHTMDRKAVTEMMCMRCLKVQTVGPTCKTDTCNGFPMAKYFCKFCKFFDDERTVYHCPFCNLCRLGKGLGIDFFHCMKCNCCLGMKLVDHNCREKGLESNCPICCDFLFTSSTPVRALPCGHFMHSACFQAYASSHYTCPICSKSLGDMTVNGKISGA from the exons GTTATTTTTCCAGCCCTTGACAAACGTGTGAAGAATGTTGCAAGAACATATTTTCTTGAGCACAAAGGGGAACATGACCTTTTTAAACATTTATTTGATTTACTGGACTTAAATGTTCATAATGATGGCATTGCTAGAAGAGAACTTGCTTCATGTACTGGTGCTATACAAACGTCAATTATGCAGCACATATATAAGGAGGAGGAGCAG GTTTTCCCACTCTTTATTGAGAAATTTTCACCTAAGGAGCAAGCTGATTTGGTTTGGCAGTTCCTGTGTAGCATCCCTGTGTACATAATGGTAGACTTCCTTCCGTGGCTTTCTTCTTGTGTCTCACAGGATGAACATAAGGATATGATGACATGTTTATGTAAAGTAGTACCAAAAGAAAGGCTTCTTCAGCAG GTTATATTTGCATGGATGAAAGGGAAAAGTTTCACAAACCAGAGTATGAGCCATAATGATGTATCATGGTGCTGCATTGATCATGCCAATACCAGGAAGAGGAAACATGCAGAATCAGATAGCAATTTTGTTGATTCACCAAGGGCACACCCAATAAATGAAATTTTGGACTGGCATAATGCTATCAGAAAGGAGGTTAatgacattgcaaaagaagcaagacAAATACAACTTTCTCGAGATTTCTCTGATCTATCTACCTTCTATTCAAGGCTTGAATTTGTTGCTGATGTATGCATCTATCACAG TATAGCTGAAGATCAAATTTTATTTCCAGCAGTGGATATGCCAGTCTCATTTGTGGAAGATCATGCTGAAGAAAAGAATCAGTTTAACAACCTCAGGTGCCTAATCAAGCGTATCAAATGTGCTGGTGTCAACTCAGTTTCTCCTGAATTTTACTCAAAGATATGTTCACATGCAGATCGAATTATGGCGACTATTCAAAGGCACTTCAATGTTGAGGAAGCTCAG GTGCTTCCTATAGCAAGGATATCTTTCTCTCCTGAAAAGCAACGGAAGATTATTTATCGGAGCATATGTGTAATGCCACTAAGACTTATAGAGCGTGCTTTACCATGGTTAGTTGCAACACTTTGTGAGGATGAAGCTAGGTCATTCCTCCAGAATATGAAACTGGCAG CCTCATCATCTGAGACAGCACTAGTTACACTTTTTGCTGGTTGGGCATGCaagggtcaactgcacaatatctCGAGATCTGGCAGGTTTACATGCTTGTCTTTAAAAGTGGCAGATGGTTTCATTCAAGAAGAGAAGGATAAGATAGAACAGAATTGTGGTCAAGCATTCTGTGCATTTGCTTCTCCATTAAGAGAGATATCAGCTGTCCATACAGAGAATGACAAGGATCCTGTTGACCGATGTTGCTTCCCACAATCTTGTAGAAACAATAATGAGGTTGGAAGTTTAGATATTTTAGTTCTCCAAAAGCATTTTTCCGATAAGCAAACTTGCTTTGCTTCTGGATTAGGACTTAACAGCAATAGCCTACCTGTAGATTCCATGTCTAAAAAATCGGAGTGTTCCTTGTCTTGCAATTCTTCTGCTCCTCATATAAACTCAAATCTCTTTTCATGGGAGACAGAAATCACCTCATCCAATTTGGCACATGAATTCAGGCCTATTGATACCATATTTAAGTTTCATAAAGCAATTCGTAAAGATTTAGAATATTTGGATATGGAGTCCGAAAAGCTTATAGGttgtgatgactatgaggcatttCTTTGCAattttagtggaagattttgtttGTTGTGGGGCCTTTATAAAGCTCACAGTAATGCTGAAGATCGTATTGTATTTCCGGCTTTAGAATCAAGAGAAACCCTTCACAATGTTAGCCACTCCTATATTCTGGACCACAAACAGGAGGAGAAGTTATTTTCAGATATATCTGCAGTTCTGACAGAGCTTTCACAATTACGTGAAACGAATAACAAGACATATAAGATGGCTGACACAACTGGAAGTGACTGCAGTTACTCTGTCCATGATATTTGTTGGACAAGGAAGCACAATGCACTTGCTACCAAGCTTCAAAGTATGTGCAGATCCATACGAGTTACTTTGGACCAACATGTTTCTATGGAGGAACTTGAACTCTGGCCATTGTTTGACAGCTACTTCTCTTTTGAAGAGCAAGACAAGATAGTTGGATGCATAATTGGGATGACTGGAGCAGAAATTCTTCAGTCAATGTTATCCTGGGTAACTTCTGTTCTAACAGAAGAGGAACATGACAAGATGATGGAAACATGGAAGGAAGCTACCAAAAACACTATGTTTAATGAGTGGCTGAATGAATGGTGGGGTGCAAGACCTATTTCTTCACATGACCCTGAAGAGGCAAATGTTCTTCCAAAAG GAATGGAACAACAAGAGAACCTAGATCAAATTGATCAGACATTCAAGCCTGGTTGGAATGATATTTTTCGAATGAATCAAAATGAGCTGGAGTCAGAGATACGAAAGGTTTCTCGAGACCTAACACTTGATCCACGAAGAAAGGCATATATTATTCAAAATCTTATGACAAG TCGCTGGTTAGCTGCTGCTGCTAAACAGAAATTGCCACATGCATCTACCAGTGAGGACAAAAATGGTGATGTTCCAGGATGTTCTCCATCATATAGGGATCTGGAGCAACAGATATTTGGTTGTGAGCACTATAAAAGAAACTGCAAGCTCCTCGCTGCTTGTTGTAAGAAGCTCTTCACATGCAGGTTCTGCCACGACAGCGTCAGTGATCACACAATGGATAG GAAAGCAGTGACGGAAATGATGTGTATGCGCTGTCTGAAAGTCCAGACAGTTGGTCCAACTTGCAAGACAGATACCTGTAATGGATTTCCAATGGCAAAATACTTCTGCAAATTTTGCaaattttttgatgatgaaag GACTGTATATCACTGTCCATTTTGCAATTTATGTCGCCTTGGAAAAGGACTTGGCATCGATTTCTTTCACTGCATGAAATGCAATTGTTGCCTAGGCATGAAGCTAGTGGACCATAACTGCAGGGAGAAAGGTCTAGAATCAAATTGTCCCATATGTTGTGATTTCCTGTTTACATCAAGTACGCCTGTCAGAGCTTTACCATGCGGCCATTTCATGCATTCAGCTTGCTTTCAG GCATATGCTTCCAGTCACTATACCTGCCCGATCTGCAGCAAGTCTTTAGGAGACATGACG GTTAATGGCAAGATTTCAGGCGCCTAA
- the LOC135584739 gene encoding zinc finger protein BRUTUS-like isoform X5, with the protein MAMRTPFTTREEGQRFESMDPSSSSSLLERLRSSDGSSPLIFFLFFHKAIRSELDRLHRAAVALATDGVGDVESVSRRCRFLFSMYQHHSNAEDEVIFPALDKRVKNVARTYFLEHKGEHDLFKHLFDLLDLNVHNDGIARRELASCTGAIQTSIMQHIYKEEEQVFPLFIEKFSPKEQADLVWQFLCSIPVYIMVDFLPWLSSCVSQDEHKDMMTCLCKVVPKERLLQQVIFAWMKGKSFTNQSMSHNDVSWCCIDHANTRKRKHAESDSNFVDSPRAHPINEILDWHNAIRKEVNDIAKEARQIQLSRDFSDLSTFYSRLEFVADVCIYHSIAEDQILFPAVDMPVSFVEDHAEEKNQFNNLRCLIKRIKCAGVNSVSPEFYSKICSHADRIMATIQRHFNVEEAQVLPIARISFSPEKQRKIIYRSICVMPLRLIERALPWLVATLCEDEARSFLQNMKLAASSSETALVTLFAGWACKGQLHNISRSGRFTCLSLKVADGFIQEEKDKIEQNCGQAFCAFASPLREISAVHTENDKDPVDRCCFPQSCRNNNEVGSLDILVLQKHFSDKQTCFASGLGLNSNSLPVDSMSKKSECSLSCNSSAPHINSNLFSWETEITSSNLAHEFRPIDTIFKFHKAIRKDLEYLDMESEKLIGCDDYEAFLCNFSGRFCLLWGLYKAHSNAEDRIVFPALESRETLHNVSHSYILDHKQEEKLFSDISAVLTELSQLRETNNKTYKMADTTGSDCSYSVHDICWTRKHNALATKLQSMCRSIRVTLDQHVSMEELELWPLFDSYFSFEEQDKIVGCIIGMTGAEILQSMLSWVTSVLTEEEHDKMMETWKEATKNTMFNEWLNEWWGARPISSHDPEEANVLPKGMEQQENLDQIDQTFKPGWNDIFRMNQNELESEIRKVSRDLTLDPRRKAYIIQNLMTSRWLAAAAKQKLPHASTSEDKNGDVPGCSPSYRDLEQQIFGCEHYKRNCKLLAACCKKLFTCRFCHDSVSDHTMDRP; encoded by the exons GTTATTTTTCCAGCCCTTGACAAACGTGTGAAGAATGTTGCAAGAACATATTTTCTTGAGCACAAAGGGGAACATGACCTTTTTAAACATTTATTTGATTTACTGGACTTAAATGTTCATAATGATGGCATTGCTAGAAGAGAACTTGCTTCATGTACTGGTGCTATACAAACGTCAATTATGCAGCACATATATAAGGAGGAGGAGCAG GTTTTCCCACTCTTTATTGAGAAATTTTCACCTAAGGAGCAAGCTGATTTGGTTTGGCAGTTCCTGTGTAGCATCCCTGTGTACATAATGGTAGACTTCCTTCCGTGGCTTTCTTCTTGTGTCTCACAGGATGAACATAAGGATATGATGACATGTTTATGTAAAGTAGTACCAAAAGAAAGGCTTCTTCAGCAG GTTATATTTGCATGGATGAAAGGGAAAAGTTTCACAAACCAGAGTATGAGCCATAATGATGTATCATGGTGCTGCATTGATCATGCCAATACCAGGAAGAGGAAACATGCAGAATCAGATAGCAATTTTGTTGATTCACCAAGGGCACACCCAATAAATGAAATTTTGGACTGGCATAATGCTATCAGAAAGGAGGTTAatgacattgcaaaagaagcaagacAAATACAACTTTCTCGAGATTTCTCTGATCTATCTACCTTCTATTCAAGGCTTGAATTTGTTGCTGATGTATGCATCTATCACAG TATAGCTGAAGATCAAATTTTATTTCCAGCAGTGGATATGCCAGTCTCATTTGTGGAAGATCATGCTGAAGAAAAGAATCAGTTTAACAACCTCAGGTGCCTAATCAAGCGTATCAAATGTGCTGGTGTCAACTCAGTTTCTCCTGAATTTTACTCAAAGATATGTTCACATGCAGATCGAATTATGGCGACTATTCAAAGGCACTTCAATGTTGAGGAAGCTCAG GTGCTTCCTATAGCAAGGATATCTTTCTCTCCTGAAAAGCAACGGAAGATTATTTATCGGAGCATATGTGTAATGCCACTAAGACTTATAGAGCGTGCTTTACCATGGTTAGTTGCAACACTTTGTGAGGATGAAGCTAGGTCATTCCTCCAGAATATGAAACTGGCAG CCTCATCATCTGAGACAGCACTAGTTACACTTTTTGCTGGTTGGGCATGCaagggtcaactgcacaatatctCGAGATCTGGCAGGTTTACATGCTTGTCTTTAAAAGTGGCAGATGGTTTCATTCAAGAAGAGAAGGATAAGATAGAACAGAATTGTGGTCAAGCATTCTGTGCATTTGCTTCTCCATTAAGAGAGATATCAGCTGTCCATACAGAGAATGACAAGGATCCTGTTGACCGATGTTGCTTCCCACAATCTTGTAGAAACAATAATGAGGTTGGAAGTTTAGATATTTTAGTTCTCCAAAAGCATTTTTCCGATAAGCAAACTTGCTTTGCTTCTGGATTAGGACTTAACAGCAATAGCCTACCTGTAGATTCCATGTCTAAAAAATCGGAGTGTTCCTTGTCTTGCAATTCTTCTGCTCCTCATATAAACTCAAATCTCTTTTCATGGGAGACAGAAATCACCTCATCCAATTTGGCACATGAATTCAGGCCTATTGATACCATATTTAAGTTTCATAAAGCAATTCGTAAAGATTTAGAATATTTGGATATGGAGTCCGAAAAGCTTATAGGttgtgatgactatgaggcatttCTTTGCAattttagtggaagattttgtttGTTGTGGGGCCTTTATAAAGCTCACAGTAATGCTGAAGATCGTATTGTATTTCCGGCTTTAGAATCAAGAGAAACCCTTCACAATGTTAGCCACTCCTATATTCTGGACCACAAACAGGAGGAGAAGTTATTTTCAGATATATCTGCAGTTCTGACAGAGCTTTCACAATTACGTGAAACGAATAACAAGACATATAAGATGGCTGACACAACTGGAAGTGACTGCAGTTACTCTGTCCATGATATTTGTTGGACAAGGAAGCACAATGCACTTGCTACCAAGCTTCAAAGTATGTGCAGATCCATACGAGTTACTTTGGACCAACATGTTTCTATGGAGGAACTTGAACTCTGGCCATTGTTTGACAGCTACTTCTCTTTTGAAGAGCAAGACAAGATAGTTGGATGCATAATTGGGATGACTGGAGCAGAAATTCTTCAGTCAATGTTATCCTGGGTAACTTCTGTTCTAACAGAAGAGGAACATGACAAGATGATGGAAACATGGAAGGAAGCTACCAAAAACACTATGTTTAATGAGTGGCTGAATGAATGGTGGGGTGCAAGACCTATTTCTTCACATGACCCTGAAGAGGCAAATGTTCTTCCAAAAG GAATGGAACAACAAGAGAACCTAGATCAAATTGATCAGACATTCAAGCCTGGTTGGAATGATATTTTTCGAATGAATCAAAATGAGCTGGAGTCAGAGATACGAAAGGTTTCTCGAGACCTAACACTTGATCCACGAAGAAAGGCATATATTATTCAAAATCTTATGACAAG TCGCTGGTTAGCTGCTGCTGCTAAACAGAAATTGCCACATGCATCTACCAGTGAGGACAAAAATGGTGATGTTCCAGGATGTTCTCCATCATATAGGGATCTGGAGCAACAGATATTTGGTTGTGAGCACTATAAAAGAAACTGCAAGCTCCTCGCTGCTTGTTGTAAGAAGCTCTTCACATGCAGGTTCTGCCACGACAGCGTCAGTGATCACACAATGGATAG GCCTTGA